From a region of the Ktedonobacterales bacterium genome:
- a CDS encoding alpha-hydroxy acid oxidase has product MSLVNVFEYEALAQARMEPSAWDFYQGGSDDEVTLRENRAAFERIRLRPRMLVNVETCEIGTTVLGTPVSMPIMVTPTALHCLAHPEGECATAQGAGRAETLMVASTASTRTLEEIAQAASGPLWFQLYVFDRKTGAALVQRAARAGYRALVITVDSPRWGHKERAIKSGFDLPPHLSEANLTGYEPMSGYAPLTWADLAWLRSLTPLPLILKGILTAEDAALALEHGVDGIIVSNHGGRQLDSVIPTIEALPEIVEAVAGRCEVYLDSGIRRGTDVLKALALGARAVLIGRPILWGLAARGAEGVYEVLELLRAELDLAMRLAGCPRLEDIQRSLVKLPLGLYH; this is encoded by the coding sequence GTGAGCCTGGTCAATGTGTTTGAGTATGAGGCGCTGGCACAGGCGCGAATGGAGCCAAGCGCCTGGGACTTTTATCAGGGCGGCAGCGATGACGAGGTAACGCTGCGGGAGAATCGCGCGGCGTTCGAGCGCATTCGGCTGCGCCCGCGCATGCTCGTCAACGTCGAGACCTGCGAGATAGGCACAACAGTGCTGGGAACGCCGGTTAGCATGCCCATCATGGTGACGCCCACCGCCTTGCACTGCCTGGCTCACCCGGAAGGTGAGTGCGCAACTGCCCAGGGCGCAGGCCGGGCAGAGACGCTGATGGTCGCCAGTACCGCGTCCACGCGCACGCTAGAGGAGATCGCGCAAGCAGCAAGCGGCCCGCTCTGGTTCCAACTCTATGTCTTTGATCGCAAGACCGGCGCGGCGCTGGTCCAGCGCGCGGCTCGCGCCGGGTATCGCGCGCTGGTGATCACCGTTGATTCTCCGCGCTGGGGACACAAAGAGCGCGCCATCAAGAGCGGCTTCGATCTGCCGCCGCATCTCTCCGAGGCGAACCTAACCGGCTATGAGCCGATGAGTGGTTATGCGCCCTTAACCTGGGCAGACCTGGCCTGGCTGCGTTCGCTGACGCCGCTGCCACTCATCCTCAAAGGCATTCTGACAGCGGAAGATGCGGCGCTGGCGCTTGAGCATGGGGTAGATGGCATCATCGTGTCCAATCATGGCGGGCGGCAACTGGACAGCGTTATCCCCACCATCGAGGCATTGCCAGAGATCGTCGAAGCGGTTGCCGGGCGCTGCGAAGTCTATCTTGACAGCGGCATCCGCCGGGGTACAGATGTGCTGAAAGCCCTGGCCCTGGGGGCGCGCGCCGTCCTGATTGGGCGGCCCATACTCTGGGGGCTGGCTGCCAGGGGAGCAGAGGGCGTCTATGAGGTGTTGGAACTGCTGCGGGCAGAACTCGATCTGGCGATGCGTCTGGCCGGATGCCCCCGGCTTGAGGACATCCAGCGTTCGCTTGTAAAATTACCTTTGGGACTGTATCACTAA